TATTGAGGTAAGAGTTCTGACTTCAGTCTGAAAATTATCAGTgcgtttggggtcggtaagattttgaatgttttagaaagacgtgtcttatgctcaccaatcataaaaacagtgcaaacagaaataatgtgaaatattattacaatttacaataactgttttgtatttgaatatactgttcagcagtcattactccagtcttacgcACAcagtcctttagaaatcattctaatatgctgatttgctgctcaagaaacatttcttattgttgaaaacagttgtgctgcttaatagttttgagtaaacaatacattttttccaggattctttgataaatagaaagtaaaaaaagagcattaatttaaaatagaaatcttatatgacttatgaatatttttttggttaatttaatgcatccttgctgaatacaagtattgatttgtttaaaaaaatgttgctaaCTCTAGACTTTTGAATCATGGTGCATGTGAATGAAACCTGTATCTTGATCATTGTGTCTCTCTGGTGTAAATCACATGTCTATGCTTGTATCTGTATGTCATTCTGTTTCTCAGATCCCCAGCTCAAAGGAAAGCATTTGGTGGTGTTATTCTGGGAGTCCTTTGTTCAGTATACGTGTCCTACCACAACCTGAGTCCTCTGACCTACGGCCAGCCAGCATTATCGTCAGACGAGCTTGCTGCACTGCGCTGGAGAGAGAGTTGGGATATTCTCCTAAGAAAACGCTGAAATCCATTTTTCTTCTTTAAGAATGGGAGCTTCTGTAAGTTCATGATGATGTGAAATCTAAAGCCAAGGCAGTGCTGCTGACTCTCCAGAGATCTGTGAAATACGTTTCTAGGGTCTAGAgtacacaaatttaaaaatgtgaaaaactctTTGAGAACTCATGCTGTTCAATCTCAAAACTCTAAACCAAATGGACTGTAAAGCACCATTTAGAGCTTAATTTATCATGCTCTTATGTTTACATATTCTGTTTGTATGGCAattttattgtatagttttaggGACTTGTAAAACTAATAAGATGAGTTGCATTTATtagaatttgcttttatttaatcattGCACAACAGTTACCAATTAAACTTGAAAATAtggaataaacattttttatgtcaTCAAACTTTGTATTAGCCTATTCATAACAGCCATTATTTTAATCCATGCATGAATCCAACATCATGGAACAGATTAGCGTGTAAATGTTGAGTTAGCACAGTTGAAAGAGAAGTCCATGTAGTTTAGTGTAGTGTCCTTTCTCTTTGAGGCTGTTTAATGCCTCGGCTTAGATTGTCAGTGTTCATAAATGTCTCATGGTCATTCAGAGTTGAGTGAAGCGAGGGTTTTTAGCTGACTCTGCCAGTGGTCATGCCACTGCTGCTGTTGTCTTTCTTGAGCGTCACACTCTCGCTGGGCTTTGAACAGCTCCTCCTGAACCCTCTGCCCATAGTTCTGGGGGAAGATCAACAGTTGCACAAGCAgaacactttttaaaacaaaatacatatttacgtATGTTCGTATTctttagttcatccaaaaatgaaaatggtcatcattaactcacccacaaattgttccaaagctgtatgagttCCTTTCTTTctacagttgatggtagccattgactcccatagtatggaaaaaaaatactaaaatggaagtcagtggccACTGTCAACTCTTTGGTCACTAACATTCTTCAAAGAACATTTTTTGGGTTCAACAGAGTAAAGacactcatacaggttttgaacaacttgagggtgagtaaatgatgaccattttcatttttggatgaactatgcctttaaaattCAACCTGCAAGTCTTTAGGTGCAttccaaaattaaaacaaaaaaaggctaCACCTTGCAAATTACTAACGCATGATGTGACAGGGCTCTGAATGGATCAACTAGCATCTGTAGCAGCCTCATTTTGATCAGCTCCAATAGAGTTAGGCACTGTTGTAAAGGCTAGTACATAACTTATTTACAGCTGTTGTATGTTGATCATATTGTACTAAGCACAAAAGTGCACAAAAGACTATTTCATGCTCTTATCAGGCACGGTTAGACAAGAACAAATTATATATCCAACTCATCTGAAATGAACTTACCTCATGCACTGCGTCTCGCTCCTCAATGGCCTTAAGATGCCCTAGTGTGGTTTTAGCAGTTGTGATGGTGGCCGTTTCCTGAGATTGTTTATGAAATGAGCTGCCATCAGTGGATCCAAAGTAGCAAATGCCTGACcatgttctacaaaacaacaCATGCAATTCAGCATTTAACATTCATAATTAATGTCCCATATACAATTTAAAGAAATGGTGTTTAAAAGACATCTATTTTGAGTACAATATTTCCATACCTGCTGCCTTTCTGCATCAGAGTACTGCTCTTGTTTTCCAGCAGAAGGTCCGTTTGTGTTTGGCGGATGAGTGTAGCAATATTAGCTTTCTTTTGTTCAGCATCTGCTTTTCCAAAAGATGTTCACGTTTGAGTCAGTAAATTAATGATTATTGTAAGGAGTATTGCAGAACATTGTCTTTGTAAGTAACATGTTGCACTACTGTGTTACtcataaagaaaataatcaagtttcattgttactttttatggaaagtatggtttttaaaaagttttttcctACATCAAAAGATAAGTCTCATTTAATttcccatcaaaataaaagctttatgattactattattttatagcCATATTGCATAGGGAAAAACAGCTTCCttcttatttttgtcttttgcggATAACATGCCTGAAAAACctatttacacagaaaaacaatgcaataaaattgTGCATATATATTCAACATATACTTCTTTTTTCAGCAaacaattgcaattaaaaaaatctgattacatATTGcctataattatattcatattgcTTATAATGCGACAACACCAACACTGATCGTAACCATATTAAACCTTTGCTGTGGCACCAGCATCTACACTTCCATCCAATAATTCATAAACTTACATCCCACTTGAACCTCATGAATGGTTATGAGGTTATCGAATTGGAAGAGTAAGGTCTCTGCCAACCTGGCAAGAGCAGTGACAAATTCTTCTGCATTTTTGAGTGCACAGGCCTGTCCAGAAACAAGAAGACCAAGTTTaacttttgtgatttttaaaacgGGAATTTCTTGAGTTAAAGCACTAAGTCTGTAACCTGAACTTCCTGTCTGGTATTCTGGATGGCTTGTCTCTGCTTTGTCTGTCTCTCCTCCTCAGCCAGCATCAGTTGCTTCAGTTCTGTCTCACAGGCCGGATGGCTCAGACGAACACTCAACTGACCACTGTGCTCCCTCTATGACAGCAGGCCACAAAAAACAGGACAAACCTGGTGACCTATTCTTTATGAATAGCTACAGGTTCATGTGTGCAATACTTTGCAAATATCTGAAGTACTCTTTCACTGTGACAGTTTAAAGCCTTCTTCCTCAGAGTGACTACATGGGAGGAACTCAATAGGACAGGATGACAGAATAATTTCCTCTGCTCTCAATATTGTTCTGCATTTGTTCACATACCCGCTTTTGTTCACTCTGCTGCTGAGCTAGTTGAAACTGGTGTtgaatttctgtcatgttttGCATCAGCTCCTCAAGGTATTGATCTCTTAGTTTAGAAAAAAGCTTCTCTGGTACGCTGCTCAGAAACTCTTCAATGGCCTTCAACTGGAGCTGAAATTCTACACAGAGTGAAAAGTATTACATATTGTCATAATAATTAGAAATCCACATTGTTTTGTCTTGTAATTAGATctctgttattgttattataacagGATTGCAAGGCATCCTATGTTACTGATATTTCAAAACATTGTATTTTACCTGTCCGTCATTATcttttctaaacctgtatgagtattgttcttctgttgaacataaaataagatattttgaagaacagttgctggtccccactgacattcataatatgacaaaaatactacGGATGTCAAAGGGgtccagaaactgtttggttaaccacatttctcagaatatcttcttctgtgttcagcagaagaaaaaaattcatacaggtttggatcaacttgaggttgagtaaatgatggcagaaacaGTGACCTTTGACTTCAGACTTGACTTAAGTGAATAGTATCATCAAACAGTGACATCATCGTAGTAAATGCATATTGCATTGTAACTGGTCAACTTTTTTAGCCTATTTTTGTAAGTAGCATTTTGGACAATATCTCATGGGTTAACCTTGCAGACAGCTGTTGTGGTAATCATGTGACTGGCTCTGGTAGCTAAGAAGTCTTTTGTGTATCTCCTCTGCACACTGATCAAATGTCTCCTGCAGTTGCTCAGGCCGAGTGATAGAGCGGCGCTCTTTCTTCTTATAGAACTCCTGATGGTGACACAAAGCTCAGTCCAAAATCAACTGCTTTACCACCTTATTTGCATAAAACAGATTGACtctcttaatattttttcatagtaCCTCTGCCACCAAGAGGAGAATATCATTGGCTTTCCACAGAATATTGGTGATTGAGGCTTTAAAGGGAACACtgagaaatggaaaaaatattcagagaatgtgaaattaacataacataacaaaaaaaaaaagatataaaatcaCAGCCAGCAAATGCACTGACCTGTCCTGCTGCTCTTCAGGTTTTGAGCCAAAAATAAGGAACTTCTTATCAAAGCGGTTGGGTTTGGAGATTCTCCTTAAACTGACAGAAAAGTTTCgaagaaattataaaatattttgtctcaTAAATGTCCATTTTATATGATCATTAAATGGAAAGTATGTTATCTATTACAGATCATTTTCTAtgtgctcagatttttttttaattaccataatactatatgtgaccctggaccacaaaaccagtcattacGGTCAATtgtttgaaattgagatttatacatcatctgaaagattaataaataagctttccattaatgtattttgtttgttttttaggataggacaatatttggccgagatgcaactatttgaaaatctggaatctgagggtgcaaaaaaatcacctttaaagttgtccaaattaagttcttaacaatgcagtCTCCTCTGTCTggccatatcaccgtatgctgtgtatgcttttctgtgtcatccgcgccacaagcaTACAGTtatatggacagacacagaggagactgttgacaaaggaattgttgaataaagtcattatttttgttttcttcgcttacaaaaagtgttcctgtcacttcatataacccagattgcacgtctgatggcagatggagtattcagatgacaactttcataacttttatggaccttgacactgttatttatttggcagtctatgggacagtctcaagcctcccggttttcatccaaaatatcttaaattgtgttccgaagatgaacagagcttttagaggtttgtaacgacatgggggtaagtgattaatgacacaattttcattttggggtggagtatcactttaagaatggttttgtggtccagggtcacatattactaCATTACCTCCAGAAGAGAGATACAGCCACTTCTCTAATGGTATTTCCTAAATTATTTTCTCTCTTGTCAAATTTGAAATGTCACACCTTTGGGTAGTCATTGACTCCACTGACTTTCTGCGCAGAGTCTCTATTCCAGACTGACTGGGGCTCTTTCCTGACCTCCAATCTGATCCAAGAGGGGAGTTTATCCTTGCTGAAGGTGAagaatttacaatatttaaaagaaaCCACAAAAACTAGTCACAGATGACTATAAAAAGGCAAACTAATAACACCACAacaaccatattagtttaaatgaTGAGGACACATAAACAATCCAACCTGCTGAAGAGCGTCTTTCTATCGGGTCAAAGTTTGCCTCCTTGAGGTCTTGTGCTTTGCCTACCCTGTTAGCAGGAAAAAGACATTATGTATGTCATGAGAAGTagtttatttcctctttttttttcattttacctaGACGTCACGTTTTCCTGTTTGAGGGCATTACAAACAGTCACCCACAACAGAACCAATGACACAAATGAACTGAATGAAAAATTTAAGCACTTCAGTGGAATTGAGTCACTTATGTCAACAATGTTGgtgaacttttttaatttaaggaCACTGACTTGAGCAGGCCTTTGATAACCCCCACAGCCGCATCATCCAGGAAGGACACTCCAATGCGGCTAGGATGGAGCAGGCCATCTCCATCTGGACTGACTGTTTTTTCCTGTATATGGGACCTAGGGCGAGCTGCAACTGCAAAAGCCCCCTGAAGTGGAGTCTTTGGTCGGGGAACAGCCATAGAGGCATcctataaaatatatcaaactaTTATCATCCAGTTTTCTAAGGATTACATTTCAATATGCCTATAGCATCAGCATGTGTAATGCCATACCAAGAAGCAGTCAAGGTACTGACACCTCTTCTTTACTTCCTCCATCAAAGAAGTTGTCAAACTGGTTATCTCCACTTTGTTTACAATCTACAATACAAATTGTTTTCTGTAGACCAGTATTATAATGTCATCTGTCAATCTGATTCTAATAATGTATTAGGGCATTTACCTTCTTATTGGACCTGGGTTGATCATAGTCAGCAGTTATTTCCTTTAAATTACTCAGCATGCTGTCAATCGCCTTTTTCTGCATGTTACTCTTAAAAGCCTGAGCagacaaatacaaattaaacagaTTATAAACAGCAGACAGAGGGAAGGAAATGAAATAAGACTAAATGGTACCTCGCCTCTGATCTGGACCCGtgtatttgtaaaaatttgttgcattttttcAAGAAACTTCAGATCGATAGCAAGAAAACTGAATTTTTCCTCAAACTTCCTGAGTGTATCCTTGGCCTGAGGAAAAATGGATTCTCACTGTAACTTCCTGTCCAATTAATAATTCTTTAATGTGTGATTCTTTAATGAGAATTCTTTAATCTCTACCTGCTCCAGACactttgtttctctttcttccaTGTCCTGAATTACGGCCCACTCTGCAGAATCAATGCGCTTGTCCATTTTTTCCAGATGTGAATGAAAGACTTCAATTTCTTGGGGTGTAAAATTCCCACCCTCAGAAAACAATCTTGTGAAAATACATcaatgattaataatatatttaaatgttatatataaattcacTGTGAAACACAACATATAATTACTTATACAGAGAATGTCAATGACATACTTGAAAGATCTCATTATCTGAACGTTTGAGTCCCTAAGGGCCTCCAATCTGAACTCTGTCTTCTGTCTAATGTCTCTTTGTAAAGTCTGGATGATACAGATGTGCTTGTTCAGGTTGGTTTGAAGCAAGGTACGGAGTTTATTTATCCTGTGAATAAAAATGGCCAGAATAAGTGTGAGACTGTGATTGTATATAAACGGTACACATAATTACCACTatacattgttttcattcatttactttTCGGAATTGGTGGCAATGGTAAAATCTTTCTCTCTATTGTAGATTTGCATTAGGAAGTCTTTCGTCAGTTTATTTTGCTGGATCTGTAACTCCTGTACTCCTGTCCGGCAGTCTTCTAGGACGTCCAGTATACCCTTGCAGTGTCGATCCATGCGTTCTCGATGTAGCACTAGTTCAGCTGGCCAAGTAATACACAGAGTTATGAAATGTCAGATTGCACCATTTTACTTCTCTTTTGTTAAAAAGAAGTACTCTTaaatgtactgaatgtgcacttgtagtgtacttcaaatattaaaggtatatattcttttaaatgtacttataatattaattaaataaaaggccacttaaggaGAGTACACTTTTTACGTTCACTTTGTCATAATGCAATTTAAAGGTTttactttaaagtgttttaaatcatattttaatcttttgtcataatttagaGAAGTACACTAATTTTAACGTGTTTACAAAAATAGTAAAGCATACTTGATTGTAATTTGAACTATAGTGTGTTATTCAATCttcaatttaaagaaaatatattttgaatgtattaaatggcaacttcatcattacatttctttgtgtacaaaaagtattctcgtcacttcataatgttacggttgaatcactaatggcagatggactattctgacgatgcttttcatactttccaggaccttgacactgttatttatttgtcagtctatgggacagtctcaagcctccaggttttcatccaaaatatcttaaattgtgttaaaaGCTTTAgttagtgaataatgacaaaatttggaatggagtatccctttaagtatgacaaaaaagattttatgtctgaaaacattacattcagttatattattatttaaatgtatcattcTTGTAATTagtactcttttttttatatgtatgctAAATCATGCTTGTTCTGTTACACAACTCCAAATAAGTAAAAGCCAAAATGGCTTTGGATGTGATGAGGGGACAAACCTGCTCTGACATTGTGAATGCCCATCTCTATTCTTGCAGCACGTGGTTGGTGGAGCTGTAGGCGAAGATCCAGCTCAGCTTTCAGTTTCCTTTTTTTGGCTTCCACCACAGTGATAGTGTTGGTTAGAGTAATATGAAACCTCTCTTCCAGATGGCTGAAAAATGTGTGTCTTACACTATGACGGAGCAACAAAACAGGTTTTTCAATATCAAATTCATTCTTTGttacccacaaaaaaacaaaacaaaacaaaacaaaaaataaataaattaataatataaagtaaacaaagaaCCGCAAGAAGAAGTAAATTACATAAAAGAgaacatgggtttttttttattattgcacaaTTTTCATTTCAGATTCAAACACTCTAGCTTCTGGCTTTCATTTTGTTGATTGTAACTAGCCTATAACACAAGACAGACATCACTATGATCACACAAAGCATTTTTCCATTCTATCATTTCTACTGTACACTTACTCTTTTAGCAATTCAACAATGAGAGCCTTTGGGTAGAAAACCAGCTCAGTTTCCTTAAGGTGTGTCTCTTGTTCCTCATCGTGGGTAGTGTGAAACCCATAGCAGTTGTACACATTTCCTTTTACAGTAGTGAGAGTCTCTTTGGTTTGAGAGACTGAAAATTCTAAAGCCTTACAATCTTGGACATCCtacaaaaaaagaggaaatgaaatatttaagCAGACACAAAATAAAAGAGGTAAGTTTTATGTGTCATTACCATTGCACTGGACCAGCTGAATGTTCCTTGATGGTTGAAATGTGGCTTTTGTGAGCCTCTGTGTTTCACCTCAAATTCTGCAtccaatatttcatttttaatatttgtcatgCTTCGACCTGAGTAAACACcaaaataaacatgataaatgGGTGGTTCAGAGGCAAAAGAATAATACAGTTCCTCGATGTTAGTTTTGAACTCACTAAGTTTAAGAGAGGGATAAAGTTGACAAAAACCCTTTGAGTcctgtaatgaaaaataaagttatttttaacaatgtttgtCTTTAAACAAACAGAGATAACTGCACTGTTCTGGTTGAATATGTACCTGGCCATAAATCTCTTTGACATTAAAAAATTGGCTGACAGAATGACTGTATGCTTGTAATTCCTGCAAGACTAACGACGGGTAGGACTCCACAGTTTCAACTTCCTCTTTATAAATGCTCATATACTAAGAACAATACAAGAAAAGGATTTACAAAAATTTCCAGGTTTTcattattttggtgatttttttttttctttttatagcgGAGTTCAGACAGcttaaatgaacaaacaacaaaaaaactaaaagaaatctcAATGTGTGTTACCCATTCTTAACCTCTTCCAAATAGTTTAGTGTCTTCTTTAAAGAGGCTTTCAGAGCTTCTTCTGAGCTTTCCTGCCTGAGTTTGTCCAAC
The sequence above is drawn from the Cyprinus carpio isolate SPL01 chromosome B5, ASM1834038v1, whole genome shotgun sequence genome and encodes:
- the ccdc180 gene encoding coiled-coil domain-containing protein 180, producing the protein MVDTRVLPSGKVYRQMFDAQVQLSLALFESRRKRVGDEGDCLLSGDAADSASQQLNATFNFTTQNTLYSCGKRNEDQDDSEEVWGLPDTVVPEKKTSDIIDRLAEKRRRDHNEAVCQLQTELSSISVGFEPLFRQTGKDMLLRLSEHNDNTENLMQKIENISDLTAHSYQDMHDIWNKVCYESSLKRKWIKELDEIYAKYESERKAMISALLRKSTTKLEKISYLMPCDVHRLIDSEAMMINQALLANQHALAKLCLNLMEKHLQMDISQRLRWEEKLQDWKQIKLNDTVTRFRDVMNSPDIQNPKNIQDTLSTLKSDQKTQRDKRIQTLEMIRDMKPPRISKSSVAEWFSALSVINEQIDCIHIATMEKLHKNFENNWQVCLAEVDLFKTEVSTYGFTTDEIQNIVNVEILPLIGQRQSQTEIYLEKLDKAFECLAKTAAYDSKCLFKFMCGAAQLWENHCAGMLNREQQLQNSLESLSQVHELENQRKEAQLDMMLDKLRQESSEEALKASLKKTLNYLEEVKNGYMSIYKEEVETVESYPSLVLQELQAYSHSVSQFFNVKEIYGQDSKGFCQLYPSLKLSRSMTNIKNEILDAEFEVKHRGSQKPHFNHQGTFSWSSAMDVQDCKALEFSVSQTKETLTTVKGNVYNCYGFHTTHDEEQETHLKETELVFYPKALIVELLKDVRHTFFSHLEERFHITLTNTITVVEAKKRKLKAELDLRLQLHQPRAARIEMGIHNVRAAELVLHRERMDRHCKGILDVLEDCRTGVQELQIQQNKLTKDFLMQIYNREKDFTIATNSEKINKLRTLLQTNLNKHICIIQTLQRDIRQKTEFRLEALRDSNVQIMRSFKLFSEGGNFTPQEIEVFHSHLEKMDKRIDSAEWAVIQDMEERETKCLEQAKDTLRKFEEKFSFLAIDLKFLEKMQQIFTNTRVQIRGEAFKSNMQKKAIDSMLSNLKEITADYDQPRSNKKIVNKVEITSLTTSLMEEVKKRCQYLDCFLDASMAVPRPKTPLQGAFAVAARPRSHIQEKTVSPDGDGLLHPSRIGVSFLDDAAVGVIKGLLKVGKAQDLKEANFDPIERRSSAARINSPLGSDWRSGKSPSQSGIETLRRKSVESMTTQSLRRISKPNRFDKKFLIFGSKPEEQQDSVPFKASITNILWKANDILLLVAEEFYKKKERRSITRPEQLQETFDQCAEEIHKRLLSYQSQSHDYHNSCLQEFQLQLKAIEEFLSSVPEKLFSKLRDQYLEELMQNMTEIQHQFQLAQQQSEQKRREHSGQLSVRLSHPACETELKQLMLAEEERQTKQRQAIQNTRQEVQACALKNAEEFVTALARLAETLLFQFDNLITIHEVQVGYAEQKKANIATLIRQTQTDLLLENKSSTLMQKGSRTWSGICYFGSTDGSSFHKQSQETATITTAKTTLGHLKAIEERDAVHENYGQRVQEELFKAQRECDAQERQQQQWHDHWQSQLKTLASLNSE